The sequence TATCGACGTAGAAAGCTGGCTCCAGATGCACAGAGTTGATCGGCACAATAGCACGGTTAACCAGGCAGTAGCTGCCGATGATCGTGGCTGTTCTCCGGTTGGGATAGATGTCGATGTGCAAATTCGTGGACACGCGCGTTGGTTGTGGAATGCCCTCGTACTTTCCATACAGCCGCTCATATTCGACCCGGCGTTGCACCAATTCATTATCAGTGATGTACTCATTGAGCACGTTCGTATTATAAAAGATGAAGCTGCCCAGGAGGAGAATGAGGCTCATCGCGATCACTGCGAAACCTGCCGTCGCCCGTGTGAACCGAAGTCGCGCTAGTTGCAGCCGCGTTCCAAAACCAGACTCCTTACCCCGTACCCACAGCATCCTCGCCGTGACAGCCAATAGCAGTGCCCACGCGGCCCAATACAGTCTGAACCAAAACCACGGTCCGATCGATGAGCCAAAGCCGCGCATATCTGTGAGCGACCACTCAGGACCGGATGCATAGACAAGCAGGTGGTGTTCGATGCCAAGAAACGACGAGAAGACCATCAGCAGATACGCAACAAGTGCTACCATCTGTGCCAGGTATTTCTGGTTTACCACCGCCTGCACCGTGATCGCGAGAACGGCGAATAACAGATAGTCCGTGAGTTTTAGTCCTAATAAGACCTGCACGTAGCGCACGATCTCGACATGGTAGTATCCTTTGATCACCTGAACCGTGAGGCCGACAACGATGATGATCGTCATCAGTGTAGCCAGGATTAGTCCGAGGCCGATAAACTTACCGAGGAAAAGTACCCATTCCGTCACCGGCGTTGCGTCGACGTTCTCGCTCAGTCCGGCGTCGCGTTCCCGCCATACCAGCTCACCTGCAAAATAGATAATGAAAAGCGGGACAATAACCCAGTAGTTCGTTGGCGATGTGAGAACGCCGGTGAGGTGCTTCGTCAGCAGATGTGGCGTCCGCGGAAGCAGTGACACTCCCCAGTGTTCCATCTCGACCAGTACCACGAACGTCAGCAGTATTGGGAACACAATCAGCAGAAAGAGCCCGGCAGGACTCGTCAGGATCATGCGGAATGAGCTCTGCGCTACCGCAATTGTCTGACGTAGCTGTGTTCTGAGTCCGAACGACTGACGAGCGGACGGGTCCCGAATTATCAGCTGTGTCGACACGGCATCAGCGGTTGACGAAACTTTCGTAGCAAACCGTCGCGTGAATAAGTTCCACCAGTTAGTGGTGGAGCGGTGCGCCAATCGAAAGCGCAGGTAAAGGAAAGTAAGTGTTCCGAGGGAGATGCCGAGCCATAGTAGCCTGTTCCAAAGCATCATGCCTTCGAGGGTGAACAGGCGAATGTTCTTCTCAACGATGGTCCATTTTGACATCATCTCATTCATGATGGCCATGATGCCGATGGGGTCAGCCATCAGAGCCCGCTCATGCAACCCGGCCATATACAACGTTAACGTTACAGGGTAGGAGAGGAAGAACAGGATCAAACTACCAAAGTAGCTCGCCATTGGTCGGCCGGTGAAGAGTGCTGCCGAGAACTGGAACGTCGTAGCGATGAGTGCGTTCGTCAATGCAATGAAGCCATATGCTGCCAGATAGGCAGTCGGGCGAAACGGTCCGATGATCTCGGGATTCGCTCCGGGGCCATACACGGCGAGCAGACTACCCACCTGCACGCCGAGGAGAATTAGCGCATGCAGGGCGAAGGCTGCCAGAAAGCGTCCACCGAGATAGTCAGCTTTGCTTGCCGGGCTCGTGTATGTGAGCGGGTGCATCCGGGTTTGTATATCCCGCGCGGCTGCCTCACCGGTTACGGCCGGTGCCAGGAGCAACCAGATCTGGCAACTGAACACCGAGACGGCTGTGATAATGAACGGCGAGTTGAGAATGAAATCCTGGGGAAGCGTAACAGGTAGGATAGCTACTCGCGTTGAGAAAAACGCAAATAGCACCATCACAACCAGGGAAAGCCAGGGCCATGGGCGACGAATCTGGTAAGCGAACTCGAATCGGAAAATCTCCCGGAACTTCATATTAGTCTTCCTTTGGTTGTTGGCCATCTCGTAGGCGATTCTGAGATGTATCGACATTACCCGCCATGGCATTGTCTGCCATTGCTGTGAAGTAAACATCCTCGAGGTCAGGCTGCACCAGTTCAAAATCAGCGGGCGTTTCTTCGCTGTACACATGGACGACCGTACGTCCGCCAAGCAGTTTGGTAGAGATAATCTTGTGCTCACGGTCTATCTGTGCCAGTTCATTTTTCTGAATGATCTTTCGCCAGATTAGCCCGTTCAGCCTTTCCATTGCCTTTAGCGGTTCGGCCTCATACAGAATCTCGCCCTTGTTGATAATGGCCATTCGTGTGCACAGCTCGCTGACGTCCTCCACAATATGGGTCGAGAGGATAACCACACTGTTCTCCCCCAACTCACTTAATAAATTGAGGAAGCGCACCCGCTCTGCCGGGTCCAATCCGGCTGTCGGTTCGTCGACGATCAGCAGTTTTGGATTTCCTAACAGGGCTATAGCCACCCCAAAACGCTGCCGCATACCCCCCGAGTAACCACCCAGCTTTTGCTTACGTACCTCCCAAAGATTCGTTTTGTGGAGCAGCGCTTCTACGACCTCTCTGCGTGATTTTCGTTCTGAGAAACCCTTGAGCACGGCGAAGTAATCCAGCAGTTCCTCCGCGCTTACCTTCGGATAGACGCCAAATTCCTGCGGCAGATAACCAAGTGTCTGACGAACCTGGTCGGGCTGATTGACCACATTGATGTCGCCCAGATGGATACTGCCGGTATCCGGCTCCTGCAACGTAGCCAGGATGCGCATGAGCGTCGATTTGCCAGCACCGTTTGGGCCCAGCAGTCCGTACATGCCAGTTGGAATGGTGAGGGTTACATTCTTCAATGCCTGCACCGCATTGGTCTGTCCGCTGATGCGGGAGCGGCCAAAACGGGACCCGCCGGTGGAATAGGTTTTAGAAACGTTTTGAATTTGTAATTCCATAACTCAGTTGAAGCGTGTTGTTTATGGTTACTTTTCTCTTATCAAAATCGATCTCCACCTCTTAGGCCAAAGGACTCATATCGGGATTTTTGTGTTCGCGAGCCACACGTCGAAACAACAAGGCCGATCCGACAAACAGCATGGCAAAGCTTGCATGAAGACCAAACACAGCAACCACACCGTTGGCAAAAGCGGGTGTCCCGATAATCAACGCAATCACAGGGACCAGCGCCATAGCAAACGCCGTTGCAAACAACGCGCGTGCCATTCCCTGTGGCTCTACGCGTGCGATGATGGCGCCCATGCATCCGACGAGGAGCACCCCGAAATACATCATGTTGGCGGGATCGTCCCCAAGAATGCCACCAACGGCAACATTCATCCAGAGGAGGATCAACACTGCCACCAGTGCCAGACCGACGGCGAATCGATATGCCTTACTGCTCATTTTTTTCTTTACTGCCAATTCATACGTGAGGCCGACACCACCGAACAGGAGGACAACGGCCAAAACAAAAGCGCCTGGCCTCCAATGCCAAACGGCAAGAAGCATCAATACGAAGGGTATAAGTACGACGACAGCAACCCATGCCGTCAATCTTCTTCTATTTTGCATGTCTGATTAATTTTCTTTTGTGAAAACCCGCTCCCCACCACGCCGTTTGATTATCATCTGGTTTTTCGCCATGTCGAACTCGATGATCAACACCCCCTCGATTTGAAATTTATTCTCTGCCGTTGCTTCGAGCGGGACCGCCGATTGTCCGGGCGGCTGCGCATAAAGCGTTTCCCCGTCACGCGTGATCATAAATTTAGCAGGAGCTCCAGGGAATGAATAAGCACCAACGTATTTGTCCAGCACTTCCGGTTTGACCGCGATTGATTCTAAGGTGGGAATCGTAAATGGTTTATTGTAGTAAATGTCCATAATGCCGTTCATGATATTGGCCACCGGGTAAACCTTTGCGTTCGTCGTGTAAGCCACCGCCAGTTTTTCTCCCGGCTGGTAAGCCACCCACGCTCCATAGTTGTCGGCCCCGCCCGTGTGCCCATAGAAGGTCTTACCGACGAACGTGAAGGGTTCCATACCCGACCCCTCACCATCCCTGATCGTTTTCATCTGATCCAGACTCGCCGTTGACACGATCTTCCCGTCGAACAGCGCCTGAATGAATTTAGTCAGGTCATTCGGCGTCGAAATAATCGCGCCAGCGCTGAAGAGGATGCTGGGATGAGTTTCACGCACCGGTTTCCACCCGTTGCCGAAGTTCATATAGGTCAGCGCTTCGGCTTTGCTCACATCGATGGCTCCGGTCGCCAGGTACGTATTCGCAAGCCCGATCTTTGCCGTGATTCTTTCCGTGAGGGCCTCCCCATAGGATTTGCCGCTTACCTTTTCCAGAATAAGACCTAAAAGCTGATAGCCGGAGTTGCTGTAGGAATGCCTGGTGTCCGGTTCGAAATCGGGCGTGGTTTTGACAATAAGGGCGAGTATCTCATCTTTCGTCACTGGAATCGTATTCACGTTTTCCTGAGCATTCTGCTCGCGCCTGACGTTGGGGATACCGCTACGATGCCAGAGTAGTTGCTCGATCGTAATTTTCCTGGCGTTTGGCACCTGCGGAAAGAACTTGTCGAGCGTGTCGGTCAGCTTAAGTTTTCCTTCCTCGACGAGCTGTAAAATCATTGCAGCTGTGAACATTTTGGTGATCGAACCAATCCGGAACCGGTTCGCAGCGGTCAAGGGTTTCTTTTCCGTGGCGTTGATCTGGCTGTAACCGATGGAACGGGCGTAAAGCACATTACCGTCTTTGGCGATGATGAGACTCCCCATGGCCTTGTTTTTTTCACTGAGCCGGTCAAAAAACTGGTCCAGTTTAGCTTTGTCCAATGTTTGAGCGTAGGCAGTGGCCCAAAATGCCCCTAATAGTAAGGTAGCCGATAGTAATTTGATTTTCATGCCTTTAAAAGTGCTTTGATTTTCAAAGTGCGTTGATAAAAAAATAGGGTGGATCGGGCTGATCTTTAGCAGCGTTGATTTATGCCCTGAAAATAAACTGGTAACAGGAATTGCGTCAGATTCTCTGATCATTTAAACCCAAAAAGGTACGGAAATAGAAACGTTACGATAACAGTCCATAAGCAGTAAATAGGCAGGTAGGAAGCAATGGCCTTTCCGACTTCGTTTATGGTAGTCTTCTTCGAAATTACCTTAAACAGCTGTACGGTCACCAACAGAAGATTTAGCAGGATTAAAATATTTCCACCCAGAATCGCAGCTCTATTGGGCGTTATTCCCCATGTTGAAATCCGGAACAAAATAGCTGACAGGGCAATGCCATTAACTAGCACGGTTACAATCGATAGAAGAAAAAGAACCCATACTTCAGGTCGACTTTTCGTTGTCATGGATGTTTCGGCAACAGAAAAGAAAATGATGGCCATAACACCAACCAATAACCCATTGAACATCAGCAAAAACTCCCGGTCGTTATACGGGTCTTTACCCGAATAAATGATAGCTATCAGATAAATGACCAGCATTACCAGGACCAGCGGACTGAATAGTTTAGCCAGTACGGGTGATACTTTACCGACTAACTGCGGATTGGTCTGGGTAAGGTAAGTGCCAACAATGGGTGCAGCCGGAAGGCCAAAAACGACAACATTTTCGAAATAAAACTTTTCAATTTTCAGCCCGATTAGCCCAAAAAGTCCAATGGTCACCCCGGTCATGATTCCTCCCGCTATCAGGATGAGCGTTGTCATGACAACCAGATCGCCATTATACCGTAAATAGCTAAGCCGCTTCTCATCATTATTTCTGGTCTCACCAACAAAAGCAAAACTTAGTATCGACCAAAGAAATAAAGGCAAATGAATGCACGATAATAGTAAGGTATCGCTCTTTTTAACATCAGGAAGGAAATTGATAAATAGTAGACCAACGAGGGTCAGGCCAGCAATAGAGGCAATTTTAGAGGTTGCTAAATTATTTTTCCAGGCAAAGTAGGCCGATAATACTGGAAAAATGATAAACCCGATATTCCTGGAATAGAAGAACTCCTGTTCTATATTTAGAAATGCCGGCAACTTGGCAATAAGCCCGGCTACTAGTGAAGCTATGATCACAAAGGCTAATTCACGGCCTGTGCCCCAGGCCAGCTCATCGCTTTCGTAATTCAGTCGTTCATTCCAGAAATCGGCGAGTGTGTTGCCTTTAAGCTCCGGATAGAGTGTACTGAATGCTCGCTTAAAAGGCACCTTGTTGGAGCGGTACAACTTTTCGAGTTGCCCTGGGTCGTTTAGATGGGCGATTATTTCGTCTTTCACGCGTTTATTCGTTTTCAAGTTTTAGCTAAACTGTCTTTTCTGATTTGGCTCGATCAATCCCACAACGTACCCGCTAACCCCAGAACAGTGCCCATCCATACTGCAATGATGTATCCAATCAGGCTCAATAAATAAGCCAGTGCTTTTTTCCAGCCTCCCTGGTAACGTAGATGGTCGAGAAGGTGATAAATTATACCACCTATAGCACCGGCCACCGGGACAATAAGTAGCGGTTTAATCATCCATAGTTTTCCCCAGGCCGGATCAGGCTCTCTAACGGGAAGCAGAAAAAGTGCAATCAGGATTAAAGCGATTCCTGCGCCCTGTACCATCCGTTTTTCAACTGAATCTGGATGAATGCTCGGTGTTGTTAAATTGGTTCTCTGTGTCATGGTCATTTAGTTATAAGCGTTATAAAAAGTTGATTTAGAGGTTTCATTTAAGCACTTTGAAATGCAAAGTGTATGCACGAAAAAATAGAATTGTTCTTTTTGGGTTACTGATAGCAAGTTCCTCCAGTGTGTCAGGTATGCTTTTAAATACCTCATAAGGTCGAGCGCATAAGTGAATACTAATTAGTTTGGTAAGGCAGCTTCTCCTTATTTTTTTTATTGGTAATCAGTAAGCTTCTACTTACATTTTTCAGGTAGTATTGGTTACTCTGTAACCCCCTTAATTAGTTTTTCCAGGGCATTTAAGTGATCGGTAAACGCTTTCCGACCGAGCTCCGTAGCGGCATAATTTGTGTTCGATTTTTTATCAACAAATGATTTTTCTACCCGAATAAACTCTTCTTTCTCCAATGCTTTCAGATGGCTTGCCAGATTGCCGTCGGTCACATCAAGAAACTCCTTGAGTGAATTGAAATCAAGCATATTATTAATAGCCAGGGCTGCCATAATACCAAGCTTGATACGGCTTTCAAATGCTTTATGTAAACCATTGATCGTTATTTTCACCTTTCGTATCGGTAATGCATATAAATGCCATATACAATGTGGGCTACGCCAAAGCCTAGAGCCCAGCATACCAATCCATACTCAACAAAGTAGGCACTCAGTAAGCCTAATCCTATCTGAATAAGTCCTAAGCTTCTCAATACTTCATAGGTAAACTGGCTGGCACTGTATAAGGCCAACCCATAAAACAATAAGGTAATTGGGGCCATCAGGCCAATTAATCCATTCGCGATTAATATGAGGATCAAAAGCCCACCCGCAATCAGTGGAACGGCCATATTGATCAGAAGCCGCTTCACAAGCGCATTCCAGAGTTTTTCTCCTCTTTTAGTTGCTTTTTTATATGAGAGTAGAATCGCTGTGCCGATGGCTAGAATTAATACTGTAATGGCTAAAAAAACGACTTTCGACAGGCCAGCTACTAAACCTTCTGTTTGTATGGTGCTATAAACGAGTTTATCAGGATTAAAATCAAAAACGGTATAGGCAATATAAGCTCCTACCAATGCATACACGCCTGCCATGATGCCTGCCCAACCGGCAAGCGACAGAAACTTGGAAGAGCGCTCCATGATGGTGCGTATCTGGGCTATATCCCGAATATAATCCTGGTCTTCTTTCATTTAAAAGCACTTTGAATTACAAAGTAAATGCGCCTGTTGCAGATATACAAGTAGTAGCAGCATTATTAATAAAAAATCTCGCTAGGGTCACCAGGTGGAACACTGGTTTGGATAAGTTCTGGCAACATTACACTTCGGCACGGCTTATGGCCTGATTAACGCCTTTGTTGGGCTAATCAGACGCTGACTTCAACGGGTCCGACTCAAGAAGGTGAGGGGTTCAGAAAAGAACGTGCATTGATGAAAATAGGCCTTTCGCTTCGAGCCGTGCCACGGTTTTAAACTCTGGCACGGCTCGAAGCGAAAGGCCTAGAAAAAATACTGTAGCGACTTGATTACCGCCATTCATAACTTTTAAAGATGCTTTGATTCAACTTTTAAGGCTATGAATGGCAGGTAGTAGCCCGATTTAGCAACTGCTGGTTAGCTGAAATTTGCCCAGTGTAGGTTTACCCTCAAATCTTTACGTCAATTTCGCTGAGAAAAAGTCAATTGTACGTTTCCAGGCAAGTTCGGCAGCAGCTTTGTCATAACGAGGGGTTGTATCGTTGTGAAAGCCGTGATTGGCATTCGGGTATACGTAAGCCGTGTATTCCTTATTATTCTGTTTTAATGCCGCTTCATAAGCTGGCCAACCCGCATTAACCCCTTTATCCAGTTCTCCATAATGTAATAGGAGAGGAGCCTTTATTTTGGAAACGTCGTCGCCCGTTGGCTGGCCGCCATAGAACGGCACGGATGCTGATAAATCGGGAATGCGGACAGCCATCATGTTGGCAATCCACCCGCCAAAACAAAAACCGACAACACCCACTTTGCCATTACAATCTTTGTGGTTTTTTAGATAATCATAGCCAGCAATAAAATCTTCCAGCATTTCATTCCGGTCCCGTTTACTTTGCAGCGCACGGCCCTCATCGTCAGTACCCGGATAGCCGCCTAACGGAGTTAATGCATCGGGTGCGATCGAAATAAAGCCAGCCAGAGCCGCTCGTCTGGCGACATCGGCAATGTGCGGATTCAGGCCCCTGTTTTCATGAACCACAACAATGCCGCCGAGTTTCTTTTTCGCATCCACAGGCATCGATACCAGGGCTTTGATCGTTCCGCCACCTTTTGTCGACTGATAGTTGATGTAGTCTGATTTTAAACGCGGATCATCGGCTTTAATTTGGATAGCACCCTGGTAATCTGGCATGAGAAAACTCATCAGCGACGCTACAGTAATCCCGCCCACTGCATACGTAGACAGTTTTTGCATAAAGTCACGCCGGTCGAGCCGGTTGTGCGCATAGTCATCATAAAGATCAAACACTTCCTGTTTGATGTCCTCTTTTTTGATTTCGTTCATAATTAATGCTATAAGGGTCTATTCTACTGTTAACGAATTCCAGCCTGTTGGGATAAGCAGCGATCTATTTTGCGTGAATCGGGAGGCTTTCCTTCTTTGCACAAAACAGCATAATAACCAGTCAATTATAATTTATCTGATGAATCAGGATTTGCCAGAATTCTGGATTAGAGAGGTGCTTTTGTTGCCACAATCTTAAGATCCAGCGAAAATGTATCATCGATAATTTTATCGGCAGCCGTTCCAATTATGGCGGCTCTGTACTTTATATCGTAGTCAAGGCGATTGACAGCAAACTTGGCGGTGGCTTGTACTACATCGCCAGACAGGTTTATTGTGGCTGGAAACGTCTGTGTTTTAGTCGTTGCTTTCATGGTCAGATCGCCAACGATCGTATAATTGGGCTCTCCGGGCCGGGCACCGGTGATCGGTTTGGCGCTTATTATTTTGAAGGTCGAGGTAGGGTATTTTTCTACCGCAAAGAAGTCATCCGACCGCAGGTGATTGACCAGTTTTTCATTAAATGGATTCGTTTCGCCCTTGTCGACGTCGCGCAGGGTGCTCATATCGGCAACGAAGGTGCCCCCAATGAGTTTATTCCCTTCAAGGTTGAGTTGACCTTTGGCCATTTTAACAATGCCATTATGTTCTCCGGTTACTTTTTTTGCGTTCCAGCTGATTGTACTTTGGGCCGGATCAACTGAGTAGGTTGTGGCTTTAGCAAGGCTCAAACGAATGTTGGATTTTTCAGGAGTTTTAAGTACTCCAGTGGCAGGTAGCAGATCGCCGGTCAGAAACAGTGTTGCCAGAGCAGCACTAAAAAACAGGTTGTTTTGCATATTGTGTACCTTGTTGAATAAAAATTATCAGACAAAGTAGTACTTTTTTTGATAAAGTAAAGGCATTCTGTTAATCATGGGGTTAATGATCGTTTGGGGCCTACAAACGGCAATAATTGCTTACAATATCCGGCAATTTATAACATGACATTGTAGTAGGTACCATTTTTGAAATCACTGATTGGTAAGACAGAATAAACAACTACTCATTTTTCAATAAAGAGCTGGAAACGTTGTCGTTTATGATTCGTAGAAACAATCGTCTGAAGTGTCCTGATCCCATTTGGTGCGTCAATTTTGACTGGAAATTTAGCCGCCAGTACGGTCATGAACTGAAAGACCAGATGTGGCCTTTCGTTGTTGTATTCACTAACCACTCAGTTACTACCCGATGTACATGGTGCACACTGGTAAAAATGTGAGCATTTAATAAGTTCTGGCTCACTAAGGGCATTACGGCTTAGGCCAACCCAACGATGACCTGGCGGCTTTGCGTTGACTGATCTGTTTCGAATAAAGTAGTCACCTGACTATCCTCGTCGCTCGGTGGGCCTCACCACCACTCAGGCAGTCCCTTTTTTAAGTCGGTGGTTTTTGTCTCCCGGTTCCTGGAGCCGCTTGACTTCTGAAATCCGCATGCTGCCCTATTTGTCTCGGCAATTATAAAATGTGGCCTGACGGATGCCATGTTCGCCAGTGATCTGGTTTTGACAGTTAGGCCGCAATCCCGCTGTTTAAGGATCGCCACAATGGCACAGGCTACCCTGTTGCGATTCGGTGAATCATGTCTGTTTCTTTTCCCTTTGTAAACCTGTGAAAGTTTAGTTTTACCCTATATTTCATTGGCTCACTTTCAAGAGTTCAGGACAAGTCACTAACGCGATATACTGGCATCCAAACGGAGTAAACCAGTAGGTGATATCCGATACACGCAATTGGATGAGTCTTTACACGATCTTCTAATTCCTTTGCCTGCGGTTGATTGACTTCGGCCT comes from Spirosoma aureum and encodes:
- a CDS encoding ABC transporter permease/M1 family aminopeptidase — protein: MKFREIFRFEFAYQIRRPWPWLSLVVMVLFAFFSTRVAILPVTLPQDFILNSPFIITAVSVFSCQIWLLLAPAVTGEAAARDIQTRMHPLTYTSPASKADYLGGRFLAAFALHALILLGVQVGSLLAVYGPGANPEIIGPFRPTAYLAAYGFIALTNALIATTFQFSAALFTGRPMASYFGSLILFFLSYPVTLTLYMAGLHERALMADPIGIMAIMNEMMSKWTIVEKNIRLFTLEGMMLWNRLLWLGISLGTLTFLYLRFRLAHRSTTNWWNLFTRRFATKVSSTADAVSTQLIIRDPSARQSFGLRTQLRQTIAVAQSSFRMILTSPAGLFLLIVFPILLTFVVLVEMEHWGVSLLPRTPHLLTKHLTGVLTSPTNYWVIVPLFIIYFAGELVWRERDAGLSENVDATPVTEWVLFLGKFIGLGLILATLMTIIIVVGLTVQVIKGYYHVEIVRYVQVLLGLKLTDYLLFAVLAITVQAVVNQKYLAQMVALVAYLLMVFSSFLGIEHHLLVYASGPEWSLTDMRGFGSSIGPWFWFRLYWAAWALLLAVTARMLWVRGKESGFGTRLQLARLRFTRATAGFAVIAMSLILLLGSFIFYNTNVLNEYITDNELVQRRVEYERLYGKYEGIPQPTRVSTNLHIDIYPNRRTATIIGSYCLVNRAIVPINSVHLEPAFYVDTRVTFDRPARVVVADEKLGHFIYALDKPLQPGDSLKLNIEVKFESHGFRNTGLRSNGAGQGILRNGTYFTGDALPVIGYQPMRELWSADDRRKNGLPRQVTLPTPGDIDPSVSAGAAATFEAIIGTDADQVAVAPGELRRTWSKAGRQYFQYVSDVPINGRDVFFSANYAVYRERWKHVDIKVYVHPGHTEHLKRLLRSVRASLDYYSAQFGPYPNHFLQVVEQPGNFMGMGVDGSGVITGGEGFFQLDPQGDGFDAIFEIVAHEMGHQWWGMQLKPAMAEGGGVISESLAWYSAMQLVKKVKGREALRRFMSIMRQPDPWPPMRTGLPLLRAMDPWANYRKGPYAMYALSEYVGDGRVNGALRTLVKKKVSSLATTIDMYRELQAVTPDSLKPLLHDLFEVNTIWTFDTRQATAKQTAAGTWQVTFEVESQKVIADSAGVETKIPVNQWVEIGIFAAAEHGEILGKPIYVQKHFIHSGKQMITVTVPQKPARGGIDPYNLLDWEEGDNIEEVKIN
- a CDS encoding ABC transporter ATP-binding protein — encoded protein: MELQIQNVSKTYSTGGSRFGRSRISGQTNAVQALKNVTLTIPTGMYGLLGPNGAGKSTLMRILATLQEPDTGSIHLGDINVVNQPDQVRQTLGYLPQEFGVYPKVSAEELLDYFAVLKGFSERKSRREVVEALLHKTNLWEVRKQKLGGYSGGMRQRFGVAIALLGNPKLLIVDEPTAGLDPAERVRFLNLLSELGENSVVILSTHIVEDVSELCTRMAIINKGEILYEAEPLKAMERLNGLIWRKIIQKNELAQIDREHKIISTKLLGGRTVVHVYSEETPADFELVQPDLEDVYFTAMADNAMAGNVDTSQNRLRDGQQPKED
- a CDS encoding serine hydrolase domain-containing protein — its product is MIRESDAIPVTSLFSGHKSTLLKISPIHPIFLSTHFENQSTFKGMKIKLLSATLLLGAFWATAYAQTLDKAKLDQFFDRLSEKNKAMGSLIIAKDGNVLYARSIGYSQINATEKKPLTAANRFRIGSITKMFTAAMILQLVEEGKLKLTDTLDKFFPQVPNARKITIEQLLWHRSGIPNVRREQNAQENVNTIPVTKDEILALIVKTTPDFEPDTRHSYSNSGYQLLGLILEKVSGKSYGEALTERITAKIGLANTYLATGAIDVSKAEALTYMNFGNGWKPVRETHPSILFSAGAIISTPNDLTKFIQALFDGKIVSTASLDQMKTIRDGEGSGMEPFTFVGKTFYGHTGGADNYGAWVAYQPGEKLAVAYTTNAKVYPVANIMNGIMDIYYNKPFTIPTLESIAVKPEVLDKYVGAYSFPGAPAKFMITRDGETLYAQPPGQSAVPLEATAENKFQIEGVLIIEFDMAKNQMIIKRRGGERVFTKEN
- a CDS encoding potassium transporter KefB; this translates as MTQRTNLTTPSIHPDSVEKRMVQGAGIALILIALFLLPVREPDPAWGKLWMIKPLLIVPVAGAIGGIIYHLLDHLRYQGGWKKALAYLLSLIGYIIAVWMGTVLGLAGTLWD
- a CDS encoding winged helix-turn-helix domain-containing protein, producing MKITINGLHKAFESRIKLGIMAALAINNMLDFNSLKEFLDVTDGNLASHLKALEKEEFIRVEKSFVDKKSNTNYAATELGRKAFTDHLNALEKLIKGVTE
- a CDS encoding dienelactone hydrolase family protein — encoded protein: MNEIKKEDIKQEVFDLYDDYAHNRLDRRDFMQKLSTYAVGGITVASLMSFLMPDYQGAIQIKADDPRLKSDYINYQSTKGGGTIKALVSMPVDAKKKLGGIVVVHENRGLNPHIADVARRAALAGFISIAPDALTPLGGYPGTDDEGRALQSKRDRNEMLEDFIAGYDYLKNHKDCNGKVGVVGFCFGGWIANMMAVRIPDLSASVPFYGGQPTGDDVSKIKAPLLLHYGELDKGVNAGWPAYEAALKQNNKEYTAYVYPNANHGFHNDTTPRYDKAAAELAWKRTIDFFSAKLT
- a CDS encoding YceI family protein, yielding MQNNLFFSAALATLFLTGDLLPATGVLKTPEKSNIRLSLAKATTYSVDPAQSTISWNAKKVTGEHNGIVKMAKGQLNLEGNKLIGGTFVADMSTLRDVDKGETNPFNEKLVNHLRSDDFFAVEKYPTSTFKIISAKPITGARPGEPNYTIVGDLTMKATTKTQTFPATINLSGDVVQATAKFAVNRLDYDIKYRAAIIGTAADKIIDDTFSLDLKIVATKAPL